Proteins found in one Nitratiruptor sp. SB155-2 genomic segment:
- a CDS encoding 4Fe-4S binding protein: MYYKQTGNHFEIDFLKCLRTDYYHNNCTECMDICPKEAFFFDRGRLSLDAQKCTNCGVCLGVCPSEALYLEFFDPNEYILKQQENEVLLSCKKDIPCLSVFDAEHFATFLLRKEKVSCDLSHCDGCELNPGNRTLQSIQERMNEANAFIKALGISKELQEGVYQEDRRTFFKTIFQATKKLTQEEHLKDLQHERERLPMKQTLLKNSLKKNLPDIPNSAIPTSFSFLGNKNIDQNCTNCRDCVQFCPTGALFYAKEGTAIWFMSGRCIDCDICNDICKVDAVKNKEQIDIVSWAFDRGEELIEFTFETCSECKTPFVYRGGEPICDRCKEFISKRHDIFKLACDED; the protein is encoded by the coding sequence ATGTACTATAAACAGACAGGGAATCATTTCGAGATAGACTTTTTGAAATGCCTTCGTACCGATTATTATCACAATAACTGCACCGAATGTATGGATATATGCCCTAAAGAGGCTTTCTTTTTCGATAGGGGCAGACTCTCGCTAGATGCACAGAAATGTACAAATTGTGGAGTATGTTTGGGAGTATGCCCAAGCGAAGCTTTGTATTTGGAATTTTTCGATCCCAATGAATATATCCTCAAACAGCAAGAAAATGAAGTGCTTCTTTCATGCAAAAAAGATATTCCTTGCTTGAGTGTTTTCGATGCAGAGCATTTTGCGACGTTTCTTCTTAGAAAAGAGAAGGTTTCATGTGACCTGAGCCATTGTGATGGGTGTGAACTCAATCCAGGCAATCGTACATTGCAATCGATTCAAGAGCGCATGAATGAAGCGAACGCATTTATAAAAGCTTTGGGTATTTCGAAAGAGTTGCAAGAGGGAGTTTATCAAGAAGATAGAAGAACCTTTTTCAAAACGATTTTCCAAGCAACAAAGAAACTTACGCAAGAAGAGCATCTAAAAGATTTGCAACATGAAAGAGAGCGGCTTCCTATGAAGCAGACTCTTTTGAAAAACAGCCTCAAAAAAAATTTGCCAGATATACCAAATAGTGCTATTCCTACATCATTCTCCTTTTTAGGAAATAAAAATATTGATCAAAACTGTACCAACTGCAGAGACTGTGTCCAGTTTTGCCCAACTGGGGCGCTTTTTTACGCAAAAGAGGGTACGGCTATCTGGTTTATGAGCGGACGATGTATCGATTGTGATATTTGCAATGATATCTGTAAAGTGGATGCCGTAAAAAATAAAGAGCAAATCGATATTGTTTCTTGGGCATTCGATAGAGGGGAAGAGCTGATCGAATTTACTTTTGAGACGTGTAGCGAATGTAAGACCCCCTTTGTTTACCGTGGCGGAGAGCCAATCTGCGATCGTTGTAAAGAGTTCATCTCCAAACGTCACGATATTTTCAAACTGGCTTGCGATGAGGATTGA
- a CDS encoding TorD/DmsD family molecular chaperone → MDNKTRAFGYAFLSRMFEKELGKKEIEDLRNSPELLETIGENAKEYIESHDIDKLLDELNIDFNSIFVINSQPVESLVIDSTGEILVGLQNPVMFFYFENGYEIDMNRTEILAPDHLSIEFAFMQNLAYRNEDKTAFKFLREHLLQWVPPYLTAMRDVANTPYYKDLCDFTVDYLFHDYEELKKEYPIDVL, encoded by the coding sequence TTGGATAACAAAACCCGTGCATTTGGATACGCTTTTCTTTCAAGAATGTTTGAAAAAGAGCTTGGGAAAAAAGAGATTGAAGATCTAAGAAACAGTCCAGAACTTTTGGAAACTATCGGCGAAAACGCCAAAGAGTATATCGAGTCACATGATATCGATAAGCTTCTTGATGAACTCAATATCGATTTCAATTCCATTTTTGTCATCAATTCACAACCTGTGGAATCTCTTGTTATAGATAGCACTGGAGAGATTCTTGTGGGTTTGCAAAATCCGGTGATGTTCTTCTATTTTGAAAATGGATATGAAATCGATATGAATCGTACAGAAATTCTTGCTCCAGATCACCTCTCTATAGAATTTGCTTTTATGCAGAATCTCGCTTATAGAAATGAAGACAAAACAGCTTTCAAATTTTTACGAGAGCATCTTTTGCAGTGGGTTCCACCATATCTGACAGCAATGAGAGATGTGGCGAATACTCCTTATTACAAGGATCTTTGTGACTTTACGGTAGATTACCTTTTTCATGACTATGAAGAGCTCAAGAAGGAGTATCCGATAGATGTACTATAA
- a CDS encoding ethylbenzene dehydrogenase-related protein, whose translation MRRVVQLAAALSLAASVSIAGNVVTAVKVKSFKYLKCGSKLVRKYAKFQKVVVYPQTTLHFNDKKANELNKDAKAKVIEVAAFTDGRNIAIVTRWPDKTKDVYKGYKSDIYPDGFAVQFASDASKPEKLPYIGMGSDGRPVAIYLRKAYAQGVYEPNGHGDVAHQVNEHNTNYFGKSLKKFEKEVKKLGVRPYQRAFVSEGFRSMTEIKDNSANFRTDMYYVKKYHKWGGMVVRPIKDAYAKPTKNEFAVAIAVWDGKELQRDGLKRLSSWIAVRLPGAKNKALEKVVSERVGGDVKKGKELAMTNCASCHRWKGAEMAPMYMAPDLSNIGGQATAAYIRESILDPNAVVVPGYNRNSHPNFAWYTVDDKGHRTSAMPPFNYLKPQEINDLVAYMQTLKAEVEK comes from the coding sequence ATGAGAAGAGTAGTACAATTAGCAGCAGCCCTCAGTTTGGCTGCATCGGTAAGCATCGCAGGAAACGTTGTTACGGCAGTGAAGGTGAAGAGTTTTAAATATCTCAAATGTGGTTCCAAACTCGTTCGCAAGTATGCAAAATTTCAAAAAGTGGTGGTGTACCCTCAAACCACGTTACACTTTAATGATAAAAAAGCAAACGAGCTCAATAAAGATGCAAAAGCAAAAGTTATTGAAGTTGCTGCATTTACGGATGGTAGAAACATAGCTATTGTTACAAGATGGCCTGACAAAACAAAAGATGTATACAAGGGATACAAAAGCGACATCTATCCAGATGGTTTTGCCGTACAGTTTGCAAGTGATGCAAGCAAACCTGAAAAACTTCCTTATATAGGTATGGGGAGTGATGGTCGCCCAGTTGCAATCTATTTGAGAAAGGCGTATGCACAAGGTGTTTATGAACCAAATGGCCATGGTGACGTTGCGCATCAGGTTAATGAGCACAATACAAACTATTTTGGAAAAAGTCTTAAAAAATTTGAAAAAGAGGTGAAAAAATTAGGTGTACGTCCTTACCAAAGAGCATTTGTCAGTGAAGGGTTTCGAAGCATGACAGAGATCAAAGACAACTCTGCAAACTTCAGAACCGATATGTATTATGTGAAGAAATATCATAAATGGGGCGGTATGGTTGTACGACCTATCAAAGATGCCTATGCCAAACCAACAAAAAACGAGTTTGCTGTTGCGATTGCTGTTTGGGATGGAAAAGAGCTTCAAAGAGATGGATTGAAAAGACTCTCTAGCTGGATTGCTGTACGACTTCCGGGGGCAAAAAACAAAGCTCTTGAAAAAGTTGTCAGTGAGCGAGTAGGTGGTGACGTGAAAAAAGGAAAAGAGCTTGCTATGACCAATTGTGCAAGCTGCCATAGATGGAAGGGTGCCGAAATGGCTCCAATGTATATGGCTCCAGATTTAAGCAATATTGGTGGTCAAGCAACAGCTGCGTACATTAGAGAGTCAATACTAGATCCAAATGCAGTTGTGGTACCAGGGTATAATAGAAATTCGCATCCAAACTTTGCATGGTATACAGTGGACGACAAAGGCCACAGAACTTCTGCTATGCCTCCATTCAACTATCTCAAACCACAGGAGATCAATGACTTGGTGGCATATATGCAGACACTCAAAGCGGAGGTTGAAAAATGA
- a CDS encoding 4Fe-4S dicluster domain-containing protein encodes MSKRQLAMVMDLNKCIGCQTCTVACKTQWTNRNGREYMYWNNVETYPGDGYPKKWMELGGGFDAAGDLQPGIIPNIEADYGVPWDYNYESLAEQNLLSDKPEPGFRPDQSPTWGPNWDEDQGDGNFPMDNYFFYLPRICNHCSNPGCLSACPRDAIFKREEDGVVLVDLDRCQGYRYCIAGCPYKKIYFNPKISKSEKCILCFPRVEQGLPPACAQSCVGRIRFVGFLDDEESQVYKLVHKYKVALPLRPDYGTQPNVYYVPPVDTPPKFDENGKIIEGSDRIPMEELEKLFGPAVHDAIKTIKAEREKRKKTGESELMDILIAYQHQDMFRLDHNYYAEVAKKKGMKPLPLVDERYVAGKHTKPSSISHFKVHA; translated from the coding sequence ATGTCTAAAAGACAATTAGCAATGGTAATGGACTTGAACAAATGTATAGGCTGTCAAACCTGTACAGTAGCATGTAAAACTCAGTGGACCAACAGAAATGGTCGAGAGTACATGTACTGGAATAACGTTGAGACATACCCAGGTGACGGATATCCAAAAAAATGGATGGAACTTGGTGGGGGTTTTGATGCCGCTGGAGATCTCCAGCCTGGTATCATTCCAAACATCGAGGCAGATTATGGAGTTCCTTGGGATTATAACTATGAGTCACTTGCAGAACAAAATCTTTTAAGTGATAAACCTGAACCTGGTTTTAGACCTGATCAAAGTCCTACTTGGGGTCCAAACTGGGATGAAGATCAAGGTGATGGTAACTTCCCAATGGACAACTATTTCTTTTATCTTCCAAGGATTTGTAACCACTGTTCAAATCCTGGATGTTTGAGTGCTTGTCCAAGAGATGCTATCTTTAAGCGAGAAGAAGATGGAGTTGTCTTGGTAGACCTCGATCGATGTCAGGGATATCGATACTGTATAGCAGGATGTCCATATAAAAAAATCTACTTCAACCCGAAAATCTCTAAGAGTGAAAAGTGTATTCTCTGTTTCCCTCGTGTTGAACAGGGTCTTCCACCAGCGTGTGCTCAAAGCTGTGTAGGACGAATCCGGTTTGTAGGCTTCTTGGATGATGAAGAGAGCCAAGTATATAAATTGGTTCATAAATATAAAGTTGCGTTGCCACTCAGACCGGATTATGGAACGCAACCAAACGTATACTATGTTCCACCGGTAGATACTCCTCCAAAATTTGATGAAAACGGAAAAATAATTGAAGGAAGCGATCGTATTCCTATGGAAGAGTTGGAAAAACTCTTTGGGCCTGCTGTCCATGATGCGATCAAAACGATCAAAGCTGAGCGAGAAAAACGTAAAAAAACTGGAGAATCAGAGCTTATGGATATCTTGATTGCATATCAGCATCAAGATATGTTTAGACTTGATCACAACTATTATGCTGAAGTGGCGAAGAAAAAAGGAATGAAGCCATTGCCACTTGTTGATGAACGATATGTTGCTGGTAAACATACAAAACCATCATCAATATCCCATTTTAAGGTGCACGCATGA
- a CDS encoding molybdopterin dinucleotide binding domain-containing protein, translating into MELICIFGKKLEEIANRPENKAKAKVKDSKKYAKTGYRDLANFYKEYTNTDEESEAAMEPYLGTDKLAVQAALEKCEQYAPWTMEKMYAAGGFLQLNEKAAKMSPLYADRPYNSGEFTLFKLEPFETLTGRQTFYVDHPTYLKLVNGTNYALKPLAPQNKKNPFMLMTPHARWSIHSNWKNSRTLQRLQRGVPYVAVNKKIAEMKGIKDGDTIRIFNELGEFYAMAKVSSSVAPDTLVMEHGWEPYQYLFNKGHNECVPMSLNLLELADGWGHLKFGGLWDGNQYAYDGAVNIEKSTKFTY; encoded by the coding sequence GTGGAGCTTATTTGCATTTTTGGCAAAAAACTGGAAGAGATTGCAAATAGACCAGAAAACAAAGCGAAAGCAAAAGTAAAAGATAGCAAAAAATATGCAAAAACGGGATATAGAGATCTTGCAAATTTCTATAAAGAGTATACGAATACAGACGAAGAATCTGAAGCGGCAATGGAGCCGTACCTGGGAACTGACAAACTCGCTGTTCAGGCTGCACTTGAAAAATGTGAGCAGTATGCGCCATGGACAATGGAAAAGATGTATGCAGCGGGTGGTTTCTTGCAATTAAATGAGAAAGCTGCGAAAATGAGTCCACTCTATGCAGATAGGCCATACAACTCTGGTGAATTTACACTTTTCAAACTAGAACCGTTTGAAACATTGACAGGTCGACAGACTTTCTATGTTGATCATCCAACATATTTGAAACTTGTTAACGGTACAAACTATGCACTTAAACCGTTGGCACCACAAAACAAAAAGAATCCATTTATGCTGATGACGCCGCATGCACGATGGTCTATTCACTCTAACTGGAAAAACAGTAGAACATTGCAGCGACTCCAAAGAGGGGTACCTTATGTCGCAGTCAATAAAAAGATTGCCGAAATGAAAGGTATCAAAGATGGTGATACCATCAGAATCTTTAACGAGCTTGGAGAATTTTACGCAATGGCCAAAGTGAGTTCATCTGTCGCTCCAGATACATTGGTTATGGAGCATGGTTGGGAGCCATATCAATATCTCTTTAACAAAGGGCACAATGAGTGTGTTCCTATGTCACTCAACCTTTTAGAATTAGCAGACGGATGGGGACACCTCAAGTTTGGTGGTCTATGGGATGGTAACCAGTATGCGTATGATGGCGCAGTGAATATTGAAAAATCTACGAAGTTTACATATTAA